The DNA window GCGGGTCGACGACCTGGCTCAACGTGCCCGCCAAGGACTGGTGGACCGCGACGCCCGAGCGGGAGCAGACGATGCGCGCGATGCTGGCGGCCGACTTGCACGCCGTCGGGACCGCGACCTTCCTGCTGCTGGCGGCCGTCGTGGCGATGTTCGGTCGCGCCGCCCGCGACGACGCCGGGCTGGGCGCGGGGTTCTGGGTGCTCGTCGGGCTGTACCTGGCCGCGGTGCTCGGGTGGGGGGTCTACTCGTCGCGGGTGCGCTACCGGCCGACGTCGGAGTAGGGCTGGGTGGGTCGGCTGGGGTGGTCTCGAGGCTCGGCCGCGGGCGGCCTCGCACCTCGACCGGCGTGGGGTGGGGTTGGGTGGGTCGGCGGCGGGGGTCTCGAGGCTCGACCGGCGTGGGGTCTCGAGGCTCGACCGGCGTGGTGC is part of the Nocardioides plantarum genome and encodes:
- a CDS encoding DUF1648 domain-containing protein, producing MTALALRGLYLGAVTAYAGVVLIVSLALPDRAPLHFGPTGEADSYGSRGQVALMFVVIGVALVAVFAASGWLVRRGSTTWLNVPAKDWWTATPEREQTMRAMLAADLHAVGTATFLLLAAVVAMFGRAARDDAGLGAGFWVLVGLYLAAVLGWGVYSSRVRYRPTSE